GGCACACGAGCGCCGGCGCGACGCGGCCGCGAGCTCGCGCCGCGAGCCGCCGCAGCGCGGCGTGATCGCCCTGCGCGTGCTGCGACCGCCGCGGCCGATCCGCGTCTACGGCGCGGACCGCGGCGCGCCCGCCTACGTGTCGCTCCAGTCACGCAGCAGCGAAGGCGGCCGCGTGCTGCACGCCGCCGGCCCCTGGCGGCTGTTCGGCGAGTGGTGGGGCGAGAGCCGCTTCGCGCGCGACTACTGGGACGTGGAGCTGTCCGACGGCGGCATCTATCGCCTGTACCACGACCTGGCGAACGACTCGTGGTGGACCGACGGGCTCTACGACTGACCGGCGTGCCCGCGCAGGAGCTTCTCGGCGCCCGACACGAGCTCCGCGATGATCTCCGCCGCAGGCCGCACCGAAGTCACGTTCGCGACCGACTCACCGGCGTAGAGCGCCATCGCGTCGACCCGGCCCGAGCTGCCCACGCTGGGGCAGATCACCGAGAAGCGAGTCACCGGGAGGCGCCGGCCGCCGATCGGCACCTCGCCCACCGGACCTTCGGGCAGGGCTTGCGCGGCCTCGATCGACGCGCGCAGCACGCGGTGCGGCGCGTTCGGCCACAGACCCGAGAACGCCTCGGTGAGACAGGTGTCGCCCGCGGACGCGCGCAGCACCGACTCGACGTAGCCGGGGTGCGCCGACGACTCGTGCGTGGCCAGGAAGCGCGTGCCCAGGCGCGCGCCCGACGCGCCGCAGGCGAGCACCGCCGCGAGGTCGCGCGCGGTCGCGAGCCCGCCTGCGGCCACGATCGGCACGCGCACGCGTTCGAGCGTGTCGGCCAGCAACGGCAAGAGGCTCGTGACTCCCCGCACGTGGCCACCGGCCTCAGTGCCCTGCGCCACCACGTAGTCACAGCCGGCGCGCTCCGCCGCGGCCGCCTCGGCCGCCGAGCCGACCTGCCAGCCCACGAGCGC
This Myxococcota bacterium DNA region includes the following protein-coding sequences:
- a CDS encoding nitronate monooxygenase, with translation MLETAFTRLVGASVPIQCAAMPGVTSVELAAAVTNAGGVGMLPATLLSPEALESELERLARAARGPFGVNFLVPFLDREALAVAARRARIVECFYGEPDPEFAREGHRHGALVGWQVGSAAEAAAAERAGCDYVVAQGTEAGGHVRGVTSLLPLLADTLERVRVPIVAAGGLATARDLAAVLACGASGARLGTRFLATHESSAHPGYVESVLRASAGDTCLTEAFSGLWPNAPHRVLRASIEAAQALPEGPVGEVPIGGRRLPVTRFSVICPSVGSSGRVDAMALYAGESVANVTSVRPAAEIIAELVSGAEKLLRGHAGQS